From the Helicobacter pylori genome, one window contains:
- a CDS encoding type II toxin-antitoxin system HicA family toxin encodes MPELPRLTAKEAEKLLLQNGFVFSRQKGSHRIYVKDKIRQVLPFHSGEILHPKIVKEIMENILK; translated from the coding sequence TTGCCTGAATTGCCACGACTCACAGCTAAAGAAGCAGAGAAGCTATTATTGCAGAATGGATTTGTTTTCTCTAGGCAAAAAGGCAGCCATAGAATTTATGTGAAAGATAAAATCAGGCAGGTTTTGCCTTTTCATTCTGGCGAAATCTTGCACCCTAAAATAGTGAAAGAAATCATGGAAAATATCCTTAAATGA
- a CDS encoding type II toxin-antitoxin system HicB family antitoxin encodes MLINAVIEKDENGYFAFVPFLKGCVSQGKSYEEALRNIKEAIELYLGDLEADELAFLSKKNSVIAPIEIAFA; translated from the coding sequence ATGCTTATAAACGCTGTCATAGAAAAAGATGAGAATGGGTATTTTGCTTTTGTCCCCTTTCTAAAAGGCTGTGTATCACAAGGGAAAAGTTATGAAGAAGCCCTAAGAAACATTAAAGAAGCCATAGAGCTTTATTTGGGAGATTTAGAAGCCGATGAGTTAGCTTTTCTTTCTAAGAAAAATTCTGTAATAGCACCCATTGAGATAGCTTTTGCCTGA
- a CDS encoding restriction endonuclease subunit S, which translates to MNKIERLLHTLAPKGVEFRKLGEVLEYDQPNKYCVTSKEFDKSYPTPVLTAGKTFILGYTNEKDNIYQANKNAPVIIFDDFTTATQWVDFPFKVKSSAMKILLPKNPTINIRFIFFYMQTIPYNISGEHTRQWISRYSQLEVPIPPLEIQQEIVKILDAFTELNTELNTELNARKKQYQYYQNMLLDFNDINQNRKDIAEKLAQKPYPKRLKTLLQTLAPKGVEFRKLGDIGEFTRGNGLLKSDLKDKGRPVVHYGQIHTQYNLSIDKTISYVNDALFHKLKKAKPNDILIVTTSENVKDVGKSIAWLGNEEVAFSGEMYSYSTNENPKFIIYYFQTWFFQKEKEKKITGTKVMRIHENDLKKITIPIPPLEIQQEIVKILDQFSILTTDLLAGIPAEIKARKKQYEYYREKLLTFKPLTPNKEVKKG; encoded by the coding sequence ATGAATAAAATAGAGCGATTGCTCCACACTTTAGCGCCTAAGGGGGTGGAGTTTAGGAAGTTGGGGGAGGTGCTAGAATATGATCAACCCAATAAATATTGCGTAACGAGTAAAGAATTTGATAAAAGTTATCCTACTCCCGTTTTAACCGCAGGAAAAACCTTTATTTTAGGTTATACAAACGAAAAAGACAATATTTATCAAGCGAATAAAAACGCTCCGGTTATCATCTTTGACGATTTCACAACAGCGACCCAATGGGTTGATTTCCCTTTTAAAGTAAAATCAAGCGCTATGAAAATCTTACTCCCAAAAAATCCTACAATTAACATCAGATTTATCTTTTTTTATATGCAAACTATTCCCTATAATATCAGTGGGGAACATACAAGGCAGTGGATTTCTCGCTATTCACAATTAGAAGTCCCCATCCCACCCCTAGAGATCCAACAAGAGATCGTTAAGATTTTGGACGCTTTCACAGAATTAAACACAGAATTAAACACAGAATTAAACGCACGCAAAAAGCAATACCAGTATTACCAAAACATGCTTTTAGACTTCAATGACATTAATCAAAATCGCAAAGACATTGCAGAAAAATTAGCGCAAAAACCCTACCCCAAACGCTTGAAAACCTTACTCCAAACTCTAGCGCCTAAGGGGGTGGAGTTTAGGAAATTGGGGGATATTGGGGAATTTACTAGAGGTAATGGGCTTTTGAAAAGTGATTTAAAAGATAAGGGGAGACCTGTTGTTCATTATGGACAAATACACACTCAATATAATCTTTCAATTGATAAGACAATTTCGTATGTTAATGATGCTTTATTTCATAAACTAAAAAAAGCAAAACCAAACGATATTCTCATCGTTACAACTTCAGAAAATGTAAAAGATGTAGGAAAAAGTATCGCATGGCTAGGAAATGAAGAGGTTGCCTTTTCGGGTGAGATGTATAGCTATTCTACAAATGAAAACCCTAAATTTATTATTTATTACTTTCAAACTTGGTTTTTTCAAAAAGAAAAGGAAAAGAAAATAACAGGGACTAAAGTTATGCGTATCCATGAAAATGATTTAAAAAAAATAACCATCCCCATCCCACCCCTAGAAATCCAACAAGAGATCGTTAAGATTTTGGATCAATTTTCAATTTTAACCACCGATTTATTAGCCGGTATCCCCGCTGAAATCAAAGCCCGAAAAAAGCAATACGAATATTACCGAGAAAAACTACTGACTTTTAAACCCCTAACCCCCAATAAAGAAGTAAAAAAAGGCTAA
- a CDS encoding heavy metal translocating P-type ATPase, protein MQEYHIHNLDCPDCAAKLERDLNKLDYVKKAQINFSTSKLFLDTSDFEKVKAFIKQNEPHLSLSFKEAAEKPLSFTPLISTIAVFLGAILILHLEPSPLIEKAVFFVLALVYLISGKDVILGAFRGLRKGQFFDENALMLIATIAAFCVGAYEESVSIMVFYSAGEFLQKLAIARSKKSLKALVDVAPNLAYLKKGDTLVSVAPEDLRINDIVVVKVGEKVPVDGVVIKGESLLDERALSGESMPVNVSERSKVLGGSLNLKAVLEIQVEKLYKDSSIAKVVDLVQQATNEKSETEKFITKFSRYYTPSVLFIALMIAILPPLFSMGSFDEWIYRGLVALMVSCPCALVISVPLGYFGGVGAASRKGILMKGVHVLEVLTQAKSIAFDKTGTLTKGVFKVVDIVPQNGHSKEEVLHYASCSQLLSTHPIALSIQKACEEMLKDDKHQHDIKNYEELSGMGVKAQCHTDLIIAGNEKMLDQFHIAHSPSPENGTIVHVAFNQTYIGYIVISDEIKDDAIECLRDLKAQGIENFCILSGDRKSATESIAQTLGCEYHASLLPEEKTSVFKTFKERYRAPAIFVGDGINDAPTLASADVGIGMGKGSELSKQSADIVITNDSLSSLVKVLAIAKKTKSIIWQNILFALGIKAVFIVLGLMGVASLWEAVFGDVGVTLLALANSMRAMRA, encoded by the coding sequence ATGCAAGAATACCACATTCACAATTTGGATTGCCCTGATTGCGCGGCTAAATTAGAAAGGGATTTAAACAAACTGGACTATGTGAAAAAGGCTCAAATCAATTTCAGCACCAGTAAGCTGTTTTTGGATACGAGCGATTTTGAAAAGGTTAAGGCTTTCATCAAGCAAAACGAACCGCATTTGAGCCTGTCTTTTAAAGAGGCCGCAGAAAAGCCCTTGAGTTTTACCCCACTCATTAGCACGATCGCTGTCTTTTTAGGCGCGATTTTAATCTTACACCTTGAACCTAGCCCTTTGATTGAAAAAGCGGTGTTTTTCGTATTGGCTTTAGTGTATCTCATAAGCGGTAAAGATGTGATTTTAGGGGCGTTTCGTGGGCTTAGGAAAGGGCAGTTTTTTGATGAAAACGCTTTGATGCTCATTGCGACTATTGCGGCTTTTTGCGTGGGGGCTTATGAAGAGAGTGTCTCTATCATGGTGTTTTATTCAGCGGGCGAATTTTTGCAAAAACTCGCTATCGCTCGCTCTAAAAAATCCCTTAAGGCTTTGGTGGATGTCGCCCCTAATCTGGCTTATTTGAAAAAGGGCGATACGTTAGTGAGCGTCGCGCCTGAAGATTTAAGAATTAATGACATTGTGGTGGTGAAAGTCGGCGAAAAAGTGCCTGTTGATGGCGTGGTGATCAAGGGTGAAAGTTTGCTAGATGAAAGGGCGTTGAGTGGGGAGTCCATGCCTGTTAATGTCAGCGAACGCTCTAAAGTTTTAGGGGGGAGCTTGAATTTAAAGGCGGTCCTTGAAATCCAAGTAGAGAAACTTTATAAAGATTCTTCTATCGCTAAAGTGGTGGATTTAGTCCAACAAGCCACGAATGAAAAGAGCGAAACGGAGAAATTTATCACTAAATTTTCACGCTACTACACCCCAAGCGTTTTATTCATCGCTTTAATGATCGCCATATTACCGCCCTTGTTTTCTATGGGGAGCTTTGATGAGTGGATTTATAGGGGGCTTGTGGCTTTAATGGTGAGCTGTCCTTGCGCGTTAGTGATTTCTGTGCCTTTAGGGTATTTTGGGGGCGTGGGAGCGGCGAGCCGAAAGGGCATTTTAATGAAAGGCGTGCATGTTTTAGAGGTGCTTACCCAAGCTAAAAGTATCGCCTTTGATAAAACCGGCACTTTGACTAAAGGCGTTTTTAAAGTGGTGGATATTGTGCCGCAAAACGGGCATTCTAAAGAAGAAGTTTTGCATTACGCTTCTTGTTCGCAGCTTTTATCCACGCACCCGATCGCTTTATCCATTCAAAAAGCATGCGAAGAAATGTTAAAGGACGATAAGCACCAGCATGACATTAAAAATTACGAAGAATTGAGCGGGATGGGGGTTAAAGCGCAATGCCATACGGATCTAATCATCGCAGGGAATGAAAAAATGCTCGATCAATTCCATATCGCGCACAGCCCTTCCCCAGAAAACGGCACGATCGTGCATGTGGCTTTTAATCAAACTTATATCGGCTATATCGTCATTAGCGATGAGATTAAAGACGACGCCATAGAGTGCTTAAGGGATTTAAAAGCGCAAGGGATAGAAAATTTTTGCATTTTGAGCGGGGACAGAAAAAGCGCGACTGAAAGCATCGCTCAAACTCTAGGCTGTGAATATCATGCGAGCTTATTGCCTGAAGAAAAAACGAGCGTGTTTAAAACCTTTAAAGAACGCTATAGAGCCCCGGCGATTTTTGTAGGCGATGGCATCAATGACGCTCCGACTCTAGCGAGCGCTGATGTGGGGATTGGCATGGGGAAAGGCTCAGAATTGAGCAAGCAAAGCGCGGACATTGTGATCACTAATGACTCCTTAAGCTCTTTAGTCAAAGTCCTAGCGATCGCTAAAAAAACGAAAAGCATTATTTGGCAAAATATCTTGTTTGCTTTAGGGATTAAGGCGGTTTTTATCGTGCTAGGGCTTATGGGGGTAGCGAGCTTGTGGGAGGCGGTCTTTGGCGATGTGGGGGTTACGCTTTTAGCCTTAGCCAATTCCATGCGCGCGATGAGGGCTTAA
- a CDS encoding YifB family Mg chelatase-like AAA ATPase — translation MINTIFCATMQRGVAEIVAVEATFTRALPAFVISGLANNSIQEAKQRVQSALQNNDFTFPPLKITINLSPSDLPKSGSHFDLPIALLIALQKQELAFKEWFAFGELGLDGKIKPNSNIFPMLLDIAIKRPHAKIIAPKANEELFSLIPNLQCFFVEHFKEALEILQNPEIKADTHTKKLPFKTIELNDKEYYFSDAYALDFKEVKGQAVAKEAALIASAGFHNLILEGSPGCGKSMIINRMRYILPPLSLNEILEATKLRILSEQDSAYYPLRSFRNPHQSASKSSILGSSSLREPKPGEIALAHNGMLFFDELPHFKKDILEALREPLENNKLVISRVHSKIEYDTSFLFVGAQNPCLCGNLLSATKACRCQDREITQYKNRLSEPFLDRIDLFVQMEEGNYKDTPSHSWTSKEMHELVLLAFKQQKLRKQSVFNGKLNEEQIERFCSLNFEAQKLLEQAVERFNLSMRSVNKVKKVARTIADLNACENIEKSHMLKALSFRKIS, via the coding sequence ATGATCAACACGATATTTTGCGCGACCATGCAAAGGGGGGTGGCAGAAATCGTGGCTGTGGAGGCGACTTTCACAAGGGCTTTGCCGGCGTTTGTGATTTCAGGCCTGGCTAATAACTCTATCCAAGAAGCCAAACAGCGGGTCCAATCGGCTTTACAGAATAACGATTTCACTTTCCCGCCTTTAAAAATCACCATCAACCTTTCCCCCTCAGATTTGCCTAAATCCGGGAGCCATTTTGATTTGCCTATCGCTCTTTTAATCGCTTTGCAAAAACAAGAATTGGCTTTTAAAGAGTGGTTTGCTTTTGGGGAGTTAGGGCTTGATGGCAAGATCAAACCCAATTCTAACATTTTCCCCATGCTTTTAGACATTGCCATTAAACGCCCCCATGCCAAAATCATTGCGCCTAAGGCGAATGAGGAACTTTTTTCGCTTATCCCTAATTTGCAATGCTTTTTTGTGGAGCATTTTAAAGAAGCGTTAGAAATCTTGCAAAACCCTGAAATCAAAGCAGACACCCACACGAAAAAACTACCCTTTAAAACGATAGAATTGAACGATAAAGAGTATTATTTTTCAGACGCCTATGCCTTAGATTTTAAAGAAGTTAAGGGGCAAGCTGTTGCTAAAGAAGCCGCTTTGATCGCTAGCGCGGGGTTTCATAACTTGATTTTAGAGGGAAGTCCAGGGTGTGGGAAAAGCATGATTATTAATCGCATGCGTTATATTTTACCCCCCTTAAGCTTGAATGAAATCCTAGAAGCGACAAAATTACGCATTTTAAGCGAGCAAGACAGCGCCTATTACCCTTTAAGGAGTTTTAGAAACCCCCACCAGAGCGCTTCAAAATCCAGCATTTTAGGCTCAAGCTCTTTAAGAGAGCCAAAACCCGGCGAAATCGCGCTAGCGCATAACGGCATGCTTTTTTTTGATGAATTGCCCCATTTTAAAAAGGATATTTTGGAAGCTTTAAGAGAGCCTTTAGAAAACAATAAATTGGTGATCTCACGAGTGCACAGTAAGATTGAATACGACACCTCTTTTTTATTCGTGGGGGCTCAAAACCCTTGTCTGTGCGGGAATTTACTCAGCGCTACTAAAGCATGCCGTTGCCAAGACAGAGAGATCACGCAGTATAAAAACCGCTTGAGCGAGCCTTTTTTGGACAGGATTGATTTGTTCGTGCAAATGGAAGAGGGGAATTATAAAGACACGCCATCGCATTCTTGGACTTCAAAAGAGATGCATGAATTAGTATTGTTAGCTTTCAAACAGCAAAAGTTAAGGAAACAGAGCGTTTTTAATGGTAAGCTTAATGAAGAGCAGATAGAACGATTTTGCTCTTTAAATTTTGAAGCGCAAAAGTTGTTAGAGCAGGCGGTTGAAAGGTTTAATCTGTCCATGCGTTCTGTCAATAAGGTCAAAAAAGTCGCTAGGACGATTGCGGATTTAAACGCTTGCGAGAATATAGAAAAATCTCACATGCTTAAAGCGCTGAGTTTTAGAAAGATTTCTTAA